The window CGATCGCCCGCGCCCCTTCCGTTGCCATGTCCTTTTCGATCGAACTCTGCTGCCGCTGCCGCTCGTCGATCAGAGCGGCAAGCCGGGTCTGGTCGTCCCTGAGGTTGTCGCGGTCCGCCGCCAGCCGGTCGCGTTCGCTGGCGATGGTCTTGCGCAGCGTCACCAACTCGGTGAGGTCGCTGGTGAGCATTTCCGCCCGGGTCCGCAATTCGGGCACCACCGAGCCAAGCAGCATGGCGGTGCGGAGCGATTGCAGCGCGTCCTCGGGGCGCACCAGCAGGGCCGGCGGCGTGCGCCGGCCCGCGCGCTGCAGCGCTGCCAGCACCTCGACGATCTCGGAACGGCGCGAATCGAGCGAACCGCGAATCTGCTGCTCGCGGCCATCGAGCGGACGCAGCCGCGCTTCGGCATCGCCAATCCGGGTCTCGACGCTGCGCACTTGGGCCGCGATATCGATCAGCTGCGTATTGAGCTTGCTGCGGTCCTGACCGATCGCCGCGATGTCGGCCTTCAGCTTCTCCTGCGCTTCCGCCGCGCTCTTCTGCTGCGCGCGGGTCGCTTCGAGTTCCTGCTCGCGCTGCTTGATCGCGTCAGGTGAAGCCGCGGTCGCGGGCGGCGCTGTGGCTGCGACCTGGGCTTGGGCCTGAGCCGCTGCCGGCAACGGGCTGATCCCGGCAAAGCCCGCGGACAACAAAGCGACGGAAAGGGGAACCCGGACCGAAGATCGCGGACCGCGGCCGGTGTCAGGGTAGGACTGAATGTTCCGCGTTCTCTGCATCTATTCCGATCGGCGCTTTCCAGCGTTCCGGCTCACGCGCGGTGATAGGGGTGGCCGGCCAAAATGGTCGCGGCCCGATAAACCTGTTCCAGAAGCATGATGCGGACCATTTGGTGCGGCCAGGTCGCAGAGCCGAACGCCATCCTCAACTTTGCCTTGCGCCGCAAATCGGGCGAAAGTCCGTCCGCGCCGCCGATTACGAAAATAGTGTTGCCGATTCCCTCGTCCCGCCAGCGGCCGAGATGCCGGGAAAAAGCGATGCTGTCGAGATTCTCGCCGCGCTCATCCAGCGCCACCAGGACAAAATTCTCGGGCATCGCGGCTGAAATCGCGGCCGCTTCCTCGGCCATCCTGCCGGTCGCGTCGCGGGCGCGGCTTTCGGGAATTTCATGAATCTCCAGACCGCGAAAACCGAGCTTGCGGCCGATGTCGTCTATTCGCTCGCGATAGCGCTCTGCCAGTTCCCGCTCCGGACCTTGCTTCAGCCGGCCGATGGCGATGACGATGAGGCGCATGAGAGCCTTTTTGCGGCAAAGTGGAATCCGGTTTGCCGTAGAAAATGCCCAAGATCAACAGCTCGCACGCGTTGCGATGCGCGCCAGCACGCTAGCGTGCGCCCGAGCCGATTTCACATCAGCTCGATAAACTAGATCGCCTTTGCCGCCACCGGGCCCTGCGTCCACAATCTTTCCAGATTGTAGAACTCACGGACCTCGGGTCTGAACACGTGCACGATCACGTCGCCGGAATCGATCAGCACCCAATCGCAATTGGGCAAGCCCTCGATGTGGATGTTTTTGATTCCGGTTTCCTTGAGACCCTTGGCGACATTCTCCGCGATCGCGCCGACGTGCCGGTTGACCCGGCCGGTGGTGACGATCATGTAGTCGGAGAAGGCTGATTTGCCGCGAAGGTCGATGGTGACCGTTTCTTCCGCCTTCATATCGTCGAGGCGGGAGAGGATCAGTTTCAGCGTCTTGTCGGCGTCGGGTTGCGCCTTCAAGGCCGCAGCTTGGGTCGATGTTTTACGCGCGGTTTTAGAACCCTTGGGTAAAACTGACTTGGACAATACAGATGTGGCCAGGGACCATTCCTTTCACTGTATCGCGACCGCCGAATCCGTAAGGCGCCCGCTCGCTATACTACGCATGTGGGGTTAACGGTTTCAATATTCCAGTGAAGCCGCCTCCTCACTTTGTTCTCCAGCTGCCGTCCGGGTTCCGAAGCCCGGTCGATGACAGGCTGGATTTCATGCCGGTCAGGAACACCCAGGCCGGGGTACGATGATCGGCCAGCCTGCCGGCCTGGTTTTCGGGCAGCCGATAGCGTGCGAGCGCCTGCGCCGCGGGCGCGGCAAGCGCTCGAAAACTTTGTGGCGGACGGTCGATCACCGCAATCGGCACCTCGGCGGCGATGCGCCGCCAGTTCTGCCAGCGATGAAATTGCGCGAGATTGTCAGCGCCCATGATCCAGACGAAGCGCAGCCCGGAAGCACGGCGGCGCAGATAGGTGATGGTGTCGACAGTGTATCGGGTTCCGATGACGGATTCGAGACAGCTGATGTCGATGCGCGGATCGTCGGCCATCTCGCGCGCGGCCTCGATGCGCTGGTCGAGATCGTGCAAGGCCCCGCGATCCTTCAGCGGATTGCCCGGCGTCACCAGCCACCAGACGCGATCGAGCTTCAAGCGCTTGATCGCGAACAGGCTGATGGCGCGATGGGCGACATGCGGCGGATTGAACGAGCCGCCGAGCAAGCCGATACGCATACCGTTGCTGTAGAGCGGAATTGCCTGTGAGACCGATTGCGGCGAGGTTGCAGCCCTGTTCAACGGAGCCACCGCGTGCCGCTCGGCTCCGATTGAATCAGAACCGAAGGTCTATTTTTTGTTTGACGCGTTTTCTTCACGCGAACCGACTTCCACTTCGCTTGAAAACGCTTTCGCATTCACGGCCGCGTCTGCCCGGTGCCGTGGACGCGATATTTGAAGCTGGTCAACTGCTCGGCGCCGACCGGGCCGCGGGCGTGAAATTTTCCGGTGGCGATGCCGATTTCCGCGCCAAAACCGAATTCGCCGCCGTCGGCGAATTGCGTCGAGGCGTTATGCAGCACGATCGCCGAATCGACCTCGTTGAGAAATCTGCCGGCGGCGGCTGCGTCCTCGGTCACGATCGCATCGGTGTGATGCGAACCGTGATCGTGGATGTGCGCGATCGCCTCGGTGACGCCGTCCACCACTTTCGCGGTGATGATCGCGTCTTCGTATTCGGTGTCCCAGTCTTCCTCGGAGGCGGGCTTTACCCGCGGGTCGGTTCGCTGCACCGCCTCGTCGCCGCGCACTTCGCAACCGGCGTCGATCAGCATCTCGACCAGCGGCTTGAGATTTGTCGATGCGCCCTTGCGATCGACCAGCAAGGTTTCGGCGGCGCCGCAGACGCCGGGCCGACGCATTTTCGCGTTGAGCACGATCGACTTCGCCATTTCGAGATTGGCGGCGTGATCGACATAGACGTGGTTGACGCCTTCCAGATGCGCAAACACCGGCACGCGCGCTTCGGCTTCGACGCGCGCGACCAGGCTCTTGCCTCCGCGCGGCACGATCACATCGACACCGCCGTTCAATCCGCTGAGCAGAAGGCCGACCGCGGCGCGGTCACGCGTCGGCACCAGCGTGATCGCAGCCTCCGGCAGACCCGCCTCGTGCAATCCCTGTACCAGGCAATCATGGATCGCGCGGCAGGACCTGAAACTGTCCGAGCCGCCGCGCAGGATCACCGCGTTGCCGGATTTCAGGCACAGCACGCCGGCATCTGCCGCGACGTTGGGGCGGCTTTCGAAGATCACGGCGACGACGCCGAGCGGCACCCGCACCCGCTCGATGGTCATGCCGTTCGGCCGTTGCCAGCTCTCGGTCACGACGCCGACGGGATCGGGGATATCGTGTACGGTTGCGATGCCGTCGGCCATCGCGTCGATGCGCGCGTCCGTCAGCGTCAACCGGTCGATGAAGGCCGCGCTGGCGCCGCCTGCGCGAACCTCCGCGACATCCTCGGCATTGGCTGCGAGGATCGCAGGTGCGCTGGCGCGGATGGCGCGCTCCATCGCCTGCAGCGCACGATTTTTCTGTTCCGGGGAGGCAAGCGCGAGCGCCCGAGCGGCGGTGCGCGCGCGGGTAGCCAACTCGGTCATCAGGGCCGGCAGATCGGCGTTGCCGTCGATCGCCTTCAGGGATGCGCTCATGTCGTTTCCAGCCTCGGTTAACGCCATGTCCTAGCACGGAAATCTGACCGTTGCGAAGCGCGGAAGGGGCATGGCAGGCGGGCGGGTGCCGGGTATGGCGGCGGCGGGTGGGCCAAACGGTCGGGTCGGTCAATGGCCTAGCCTTGGAAGCTAGCCTTGGGAAACCGGGCCTCTCGGGCCGCCCACCACGAGATCGTCGCGGTGGATCATCTCGGCGCGGCCGCTGATGCCGAGGATCGCCATCACGTCCGGCGACGAGCGGCCCTTGATCTTCTCGGCATCGTCGGCGTCATAGGCGACGAGGCCGCGGCCGATTTCGTGGGTGTCGGGGCCGCGCACCACCACCGCATCGCCGCGGGCGAATTGGCCATCGACCCGGATCACGCCCGCCGGAAGCAAGCTTTTGCCGGCGCGGAGCGCGCTGACCGCGCCGGCGTCGATGGTGAGCGTGCCCTTGGGCTCCAGGGATCCCGCGATCCAGCGTTTCCGCGCGGTGACGGGATTGGCGGGCGTCAGAAACCAGGTGCAGCGCCCGCCGTCTGCGATCGCCTGCAGCGGATGCTCGATCTTGCCGGACGCAATCAGCATATGCGTGCCTGCCGTGGTTGCGATCTTGGCCGCCTCGATCTTGGTGTACATGCCGCCGCGCGACAATTCGGATTCGGCAGCGCCTGCCATTGCCTCGATTTCGGAGGTAACGCTCTCCACGATCGGGATCAGCTTTGCGTTGGGATTGGCGGCCGGCGGCGCATCATAGAGACCGTCGATGTCCGAGAGCAGGATCAAGAGATCGGCGCTTGCCATGGTGGCGACGCGGGCGGCGAGGCGGTCGTTGTCGCCGTAGCGGATTTCATTGGTGGCAACGGTGTCGTTTTCGTTGATGACCGGCACCGCGCGCCATTCCAGCAGCTTTGCAATGGTCGAGCGCGCGTTGAGGTAGCGGCGGCGCTCCTCGGTGTCCTGCAGCGTCACCAGGATTTGACCGGCGCCGATGCCGTGATGGCCGAGCACCTCAGACCAGGTTCGCGCCAGCGCGATCTGCCCGACGGCGGCCGCGGCCTGGCTTTCCTCGAGCTTTAAGGTGCCGCGGGGCAATTTCAGGCGGCTTCGCCCGAGCGCGATCGAGCCGGAGGACACGATCAGGATGTCGCGCCCCTCCTTGTGCAGTTTTGCCAGATCGGCGGCGAGCGCTGCGAGCCACGAGGCCCGCACCTCGCCGGCGTCGGAATCGACCAATAGCGATGAGCCGACTTTAACAACGATGCGGCGGAATTTTTTTAAGCTGGGGCGGGCCATGGATGAGGCTTTGCGGCAAGGCTTTTCAAGCAGAGTGTCAGGCCTGTAAGGGAATACTACAAGATCACAGCGAGGGAAGCGTGCAAGCCGCGAAATTCAGCCTTGCGGCGTCGGCGGCGCCCACGGCTCAGCCAGCGCTGCGCCCTTGGCCTTACCGGAGACCGGGGCTTCGCCGATCACCTCGACCAGCGCGCGCAGCGCGTCCTTGACGCCTTCGCCGGTGACGCCCGAAATCAGCAGCGGCGTCTTCTTGGCGGCGCGCTTCAGGCGGTCCTTCTGCTTCTTCAATTCGTCCGGCGTCACGGCGTCGATCTTGTTCAGCGCGACGATCTCGATCTTATCGGCGAGGTGCCCTTCATAGGCATCGAGTTCGGTGCGCACCGTCTTGTAGGCCTTGCCGGCATGTTCGCTGGTCGCGTCCACCAGATGCAACAGGACACGGCAACGCTCGACATGGCCGAGAAAGCGATCCCCAAGACCAGCGCCTTCATGCGCGCCTTCGATCAGGCCTGGAATATCCGCCAGCACGAATTCGCGGCCATCGGCATTCACCACGCCGAGCTGCGGATGCAGCGTGGTGAAGGGATAGTCGGCGATCTTCGGTTTTGCGGCGCTGACCTTGGCAAGGAAGGTCGACTTGCCCGCATTGGGCAGGCCGACGAGACCTGCATCCGCGATCAGTTTCAGCCGCAACCAGATCCAGCGCTCCTCGCCCTCTTGCCCTGGATTGGCGTTGCGCGGCGCGCGGTTGGTCGACGACTTGAAATGCGCGTTGCCAAAACCGCCATTGCCGCCCTCGGCGAGGGTGAATTTTTCGCCCAATGTCGTAAAATCGTGGATCAGCGTTACGCGGTCCTCGTCGAACACTTGCGTGCCCACCGGCACCTTGAGCATGATCGGCTTGCCGTTGGCGCCATGGCGGTCCTTGCCCATGCCGTTGGTGCCCTTTTGCGCCTTGAAATGCTGCTGATAGCGATAGTCGATCAGCGTGTTCAATCCGTCGACTGCTTCGATGATGACGTCGCCGCCGCGACCGCCATTGCCGCCCGAGGGTCCGCCGAACTCGATATATTTCTCGCGGCGAAACGCCACGCAGCCGTTGCCGCCGTCGCCGGAGCGGATATAGACTTTTGCTTCGTCGAGGAATTTCATCGCGTATCCGTATCGGAGGGGGGTGGGCGCGGCAACCTTTTAACTAGGTAAATATCGCGAAAGTTCAATATTTTAGGGCCTTAATGAGGCTCAAATGACCATCCCGCCAATGTGCTAGAGTTGCCGCGAACCAACAATTTGCGAGATCCGGAAATTATCATGAGGCGCCGCCAGTTCATGACTCTCCTCGGCGGCGCGGCGGCCTTGCCGCTTGCCGCTCACGCACAGCAGCCGACCAAAAAGATACCTAAAATCGGGGTGCTTTGGCACGCGGCCAGCGCGGAGGAGGAGAAGGAATATCTGGAAATCCTGACCAAGGCATTCAGCGATCTCGGCTATGTCGAAGGCAAAAATGTCGAGTTTTTGCACAGGTTTCCCGCCGAACAGGCTGATCGATTTCGCGCCCTCGCGAAAGAGCTTGTCGAAAGCAAGGTCGACATTGCCGTCGGCGTGACGGCGAAATGTGCCATCGAGTTGAAACAAGCCACAAGCACCATCCCGATCGTTTTTGTTATCGTGCCGGATCCGGTCCGTTATGGGCTTGTCGAGAGTCTGGCGCATCCGGGCGGCAACGCCACTGGACTGTCACTGATGTCGGTTGATCTGTCCGGCAAGCGTCTGGGTCTTTTGAGGGAGGCGGTCCCGAGCCTGTCCCGAGTGGCGCTTCTCGCCGATCCGAAGGACCCGATTGCGCCAGGTTTTTTCTCGGCTTCGCTGAATGCTGGGAAGGCTCTCGGCCTTTTTGTCCGCTCGGTCGAAGTGCCGACACCGGATGCTGTCGAGCCGGCGTTTTCAACGATCGCTCAAGACGGCTTTGACGGTGCGGTTGTTATTGGATCGATGATGTTCAATGAACGGGCGCGGGTAGGCGCATCGGCCCTGGCGCATAGGATGCCAACGCTGACGACGGTCGGCGAAATGGTCCAGTACGGTCTGCTTATGTCGTATGGGCAGGACTTTCCCGATTATTTCCGTAAAGCCGCCGGGTATGTTGACAAGATTCTAAAAGGCGCGAAGCCCGCCGATCTGCCGGTCGAGCAGCCGACGCACTTCAAGCAGATCGTCAATCTCAAGGCGGCCAAGTCCCTTGGACTGACGATTCCGCCGTCGCTGCTGGTGACAGCTGATGAGGTGATCGAATGAAGCGCCGCATTGGGCGCGGCGCTATTTATGGCGAAGCCGCCGGCCGGCGGCGGATGAGAAATTTCTGCAGTCCTTCCAGCACCAGCTCGCGGCGCTGATTGAACACGGTAGAGCGCAGGGTCACCACGCCGGTAGAGCGGCCGGGTGTCAATTCGCTCACTTCGAGCGCCGGATAGATCGTATCGTCGGCGTATACAGGTTTTAGGAACCGGCTCGACTGTTCCAAAAAACCGACCAGGGATTCCTCGACCATAAACGGAAACAGCCCGCTTCCCGGCGCGGTGTGGATCAGCGTCTGAAAGCCATGGGCGAGCAGGTTCGGCATGCCGCGGGCGCGGCAATATTCGACATCGTAATGAACGGGGTGGGTATCGCCGCTCGCGGTCTGGAACGCCGCGAACACCGCCGGCGTCATGGTGCGGCTTGGGATGACAAAACGCTCGCCGAGCACAAAATCCTCGAGCCAGCGCTGTTGCGGCACCATGCGATGCGCTGCGGGATCGAACTCGATCATGGGGGTTTCTCTTGCTAACGGGCTGATGTTTTCGGGGAGCAATCTATATCATCCATTCGTCATGCCCGGGCTTGTCCCGGGCATCCACGTCTTTAAAACAGCGCGGCGTGAAAGATGTCGATGGCCGGAACATAGGCGAGCGGAAGCGACGCCGTCCTTCGGACGGCTATGTCCGGCCATGACGAAGCGAGGAAACGCCGCGGTCCCAAATGAGCCTGCTCGCCAAAATCTCCACCGCCTCCGACGAGCGCTCGGCGCGCCTCGCCGGCATTGGCTTGATGCTGGTGTCGGTCGGCATATTCGCGTTCGGCGATACGCTCGGCAAATTCATCGTCGCGACCTATTCGGTCGGGCAATTGCTGCTGCTGCGCGGCGCCGCCGCGCTGATCCTGCTGTCGCCCTTGATCTGGCGGCGCCGCCGCGAATTCTTGCAGCTGGAGCGGCCGCGGCTGCAATTGTTTCGCGTGGTGCTGTCCACGCTCGAGGTCGCGGCGTTCTTCCTCGCGACCGTCTATCTGCCGCTCGCCGATGTCGTCACTTATTACCTGGCAACGCCGATTTTCGTCACCGCGCTGTCGGCGATCGTGCTGCGCGAAAAGGTCGGCTGGCGGCGCTGGAGCGCCATCCTGGTCGGGTTCTGCGGTGTGCTCATCGCGCTTCGACCCTCAGCGCAAACCGTCAGCTGGCCGGCGATGATTGCGCTTGCCGGCAGCATGGCGTTTGCGGTCCTGATGTTGATCACCCGCTCGCTGCGCGCCACGCCGGATATCGTGCTGGCGTCGGCGCAATTCATCGGCACCTTTGCTTTCGGTGCAGTACTGGCGCCGTTCGGATGGATTACGCTGACGCCGGCGGGCCTCGGCCTGTTCGTTGCGGCCGGCTTTATCTCGGTGTGCGCGCTGTTGTGCGGCAACCGTTCCCTCAAGCTCGCGCCTGCTTCCGTCGTGGTGCCCTATCAATATTCGATGATCATCTGGGCGGTGATGTTCGGCTATCTCGTGTTTGGCGACGTGCCGTCGCCCGCGACGATTCTGGGCGCCGCCATCATCATCGGCGCGGGGCTTTATATTTTTCTGCGTGAGCGGGATTTGGGGCGGGCTGACGCGATGGCCAGTCCACCGGGTGCTTGACGGACAGATTACCGCGCGCGCCGTGTCGAGCTTCCCCAGCTCTTCAGCGACGACCACACGCCGCGCGAAAGACGGAAGCAATCGACAGGGGTCGATGAGCCGAGCGCCTCGAAGCGGTGCAGTTCGACGCCGCTCCACTGGAAGCCGCACTTTTCCAGGATGTTGCGCGAGGACGGGTTGGTGACGCGCGCGCCCGAGGTGAGGTGCTCGACGTCGAATTCCTCGAAGGTGAAATCGATCACCGCGCGGGCCGCTTCGGTGCCAAAACCGTGGCCCCAATGCTCGAAGCCGAGCCAGTAGCCGAGTTCCGGCGCCTCTTGATCGCGCCAGTCGATGCCGACCATGCCGATCGGGACAAAATTGTTTTCGATCAGGAACACGGTGCCGCGCGGATCGCTTGCGGTGCCGCGGACGAATTCGATGGCGTGGTCCTGAGAATAGGGATGCGGCAGGCGGCGGGTGTTTTCCGCAATGCGGCGGTCATTGGCGAGACGCGCAATCGCTTTTACGTCCGCGAGTGTCGGCCTGCGCAACGTCAGCCGTTCGGTCTCGAGGACGCAAGGACTTGCCTCACGTAGTGCCGGGGTCGGGATATCCTGCAGCATCTCGGGCTCCGTAAGCGAAATAAAAAGAGGAGGCCGGTTTCCCGCCTCCCCTTTGGAGCCCTTGGAGCTCCGCCGGTTCAACAGGACCCGGCGGACTCATGTTGTCCACCGTTACTCGGCCGCGGCTTCCGTCATCGGAACAACCGACACGAAAGTGCGGCCATTGGCTTTTGCACGAAACACGACATGGCCCTCGACCTTGGCAAAGAGAGTATGGTCGGTGCCCATGCCGACATTAAGGCCGGGATGCCAGGTGGTGCCGCGCTGACGCGCGATGATGTTGCCGGGGATGACGTGCTCGCCGCCAAAGGCCTTGATCCCGAGGCGCTTGCCCGCGGAATCCCGCCCGTTCCGCGATGAACCACCTGCTTTTTTGTGAGCCATAGCTCGTCTCCAAACTTGATCGTATCTCTAGATCAATTCCTTGACGGAATCATTTCACTTTTTGTCACGTTTCGTTTTACGCGGCGCGGATCACTTCTTGTCGCTCTTCTTCGCCGCGGCCTTCTTGGCATCGGGCTTGGCGCGCGGTTTTGCCGCAGCCTTGGCGACCGCCTTCTTAGGCGTTGCCTTTTTCTTCGCGGCCTTCGGCGCCTCGTCGTCGCCATCCGCCGGCTCAGTCACGATCGGCTTCTCGCGCTTCGGACGCGGGCCGATGGTCGGCTTGTTGTCGTTGGTCAGGATCTCGGTGATGCGCAGCACCGTGATCTCGTCGCGATAGCCGCGCTTGCGGCGCGAATTCTTGCGGCGGCGCTTCTTGAACGCGATCACCTTCGGACCGCGCTTGTGCTGCAGCACTTCGGCCGCAACCGATGCGCCGGCAACCGTTGGCGTACCGAGCACCGGTGATTCGCCGCCGACCAGCAACACTTCGCCAAGCTGCACGATCGTCCCGACATCGCCGGCGATCTTGCCTATCTCGAGCACATCATCCGGAACGACGCGGTATTGCCGGCCGCCGGTTTTGATGACTGCGAACATCGTTTTATTCCTTCGTGTTCGATCCCGGCCTCGGAACGGGTCCGGGCCGGCTTCTTGTTCAGTCGTTATGGGTTCAATTTCCGCGCGATCGGAAAACGATCCCCAAAATCCGCGCAAAAACAAACAGCGCGAGAAAATCCCGCGCCGGGTTGCCGGACTTATAGCCACCGATAGCCCCAAGTCAAGGGAAAGTGGCCTGAAATCGAGCGAAATATGAGGGATTTAGCCCAAAATGGCGAATGGGGAGTGGCGAATGGCGAATAGGGAAGGTCGCCCGCCATTCGCCATTCGCTGCTCGCCCGTTGGATGAAACCAACGGGTTCCAGCGCCGTTGTCCCCCGAATTTCCGCTATGGGCAGGGCAAATGTCCGAAGACACCTTGACGACCTCCGGCATCGGCAGGCACGGCGCCACCCGCCTGCCGTCAGTCGATGTCGACAGCTTCAATATCGAATTGAAGGACGACGACGGCTTTCTCGGCGACCGCGCCAGCAAAGGCGCGTTTCGCAAGATTTTGGATACGCTCCGCAAGCCGCTGAAGAAGAACGGCGAAGATCCGTTCGGTAGCAAAGATGCAGTCACCATCCCCAAGACGACGCTCGACGAGGCGTTGGTGGGTGACGACGTCGGCGCCGCCGCGCTGGTGCATGGCGCGATCGAGGAATTCGCGCAGGAATTAGCCTATGTGACGCAGCGGTTTCTCAAGACCAAGGCCTGGGCCGACACCGAACGGATCGTGGTCGGCGGCGGCTTTCGGCAGAGCCGGGTCGGCGAGCTTGCCATCGCGCGCACCGATATCATCCTCAAGGCCGAAGGCTTCAAGGTCGATCTGGTGCCTATCCGGTTCCATCCCGATGAAGCGGGCCTGATCGGCTGTCTGCACCTGGCGCCATCCTGGATTTTCGAGGCCCATGACAGCATCCTGGCGGTCGATATCGGCGGCACCAATATCCGCTGCGGCGTGGTCGAGACCCGCTGGAAGAAAGCGGCCGACCTGTCGAAAGCCTCAGTCTGGAAATCCGAGCTCTGGCGCCACGCCGATGATGAGCCGACCCGGGAGGGTGCGGTGAAGCGGCTGGTGAAAATGCTCAAAGAGCTGATATCGGCTGCCGACAGCGAGGGCCTGAAGCTTGCGCCCTTCATCGGCATCGCCTGTCCCGGCGTGATCAACGAGGACGGCTCGATCGCAAAGGGCGCGCAAAACCTGCCGGGCAATTGGGAGAGCAGCAAATTCAATCTGCCGGCGAGCCTGATCGAGGCGATCCCGGAGATCGGCGGTCACGACACCGCGGTCCTGATGCACAATGACGGCGTGGCGCAGGGCCTCTCCGAGGCGCCGTTCATGCAGGATGTGGAGCGCTGGGGCGTGCTGACCATCGGCACTGGTCTCGGCAATGCGCGCTTCACCAACCGCAAGAAGGACAAGGATCAAGACAAGGACGAGAAGAAAGAGAA is drawn from Bradyrhizobium lablabi and contains these coding sequences:
- a CDS encoding MaoC family dehydratase, which gives rise to MIEFDPAAHRMVPQQRWLEDFVLGERFVIPSRTMTPAVFAAFQTASGDTHPVHYDVEYCRARGMPNLLAHGFQTLIHTAPGSGLFPFMVEESLVGFLEQSSRFLKPVYADDTIYPALEVSELTPGRSTGVVTLRSTVFNQRRELVLEGLQKFLIRRRPAASP
- the rlmH gene encoding 23S rRNA (pseudouridine(1915)-N(3))-methyltransferase RlmH; protein product: MRLIVIAIGRLKQGPERELAERYRERIDDIGRKLGFRGLEIHEIPESRARDATGRMAEEAAAISAAMPENFVLVALDERGENLDSIAFSRHLGRWRDEGIGNTIFVIGGADGLSPDLRRKAKLRMAFGSATWPHQMVRIMLLEQVYRAATILAGHPYHRA
- a CDS encoding nicotinate-nucleotide adenylyltransferase, yielding MNRAATSPQSVSQAIPLYSNGMRIGLLGGSFNPPHVAHRAISLFAIKRLKLDRVWWLVTPGNPLKDRGALHDLDQRIEAAREMADDPRIDISCLESVIGTRYTVDTITYLRRRASGLRFVWIMGADNLAQFHRWQNWRRIAAEVPIAVIDRPPQSFRALAAPAAQALARYRLPENQAGRLADHRTPAWVFLTGMKSSLSSTGLRNPDGSWRTK
- a CDS encoding glutamate-5-semialdehyde dehydrogenase yields the protein MSASLKAIDGNADLPALMTELATRARTAARALALASPEQKNRALQAMERAIRASAPAILAANAEDVAEVRAGGASAAFIDRLTLTDARIDAMADGIATVHDIPDPVGVVTESWQRPNGMTIERVRVPLGVVAVIFESRPNVAADAGVLCLKSGNAVILRGGSDSFRSCRAIHDCLVQGLHEAGLPEAAITLVPTRDRAAVGLLLSGLNGGVDVIVPRGGKSLVARVEAEARVPVFAHLEGVNHVYVDHAANLEMAKSIVLNAKMRRPGVCGAAETLLVDRKGASTNLKPLVEMLIDAGCEVRGDEAVQRTDPRVKPASEEDWDTEYEDAIITAKVVDGVTEAIAHIHDHGSHHTDAIVTEDAAAAGRFLNEVDSAIVLHNASTQFADGGEFGFGAEIGIATGKFHARGPVGAEQLTSFKYRVHGTGQTRP
- a CDS encoding ABC transporter substrate-binding protein, with product MRRRQFMTLLGGAAALPLAAHAQQPTKKIPKIGVLWHAASAEEEKEYLEILTKAFSDLGYVEGKNVEFLHRFPAEQADRFRALAKELVESKVDIAVGVTAKCAIELKQATSTIPIVFVIVPDPVRYGLVESLAHPGGNATGLSLMSVDLSGKRLGLLREAVPSLSRVALLADPKDPIAPGFFSASLNAGKALGLFVRSVEVPTPDAVEPAFSTIAQDGFDGAVVIGSMMFNERARVGASALAHRMPTLTTVGEMVQYGLLMSYGQDFPDYFRKAAGYVDKILKGAKPADLPVEQPTHFKQIVNLKAAKSLGLTIPPSLLVTADEVIE
- the rsfS gene encoding ribosome silencing factor, which translates into the protein MKAQPDADKTLKLILSRLDDMKAEETVTIDLRGKSAFSDYMIVTTGRVNRHVGAIAENVAKGLKETGIKNIHIEGLPNCDWVLIDSGDVIVHVFRPEVREFYNLERLWTQGPVAAKAI
- the obgE gene encoding GTPase ObgE; translated protein: MKFLDEAKVYIRSGDGGNGCVAFRREKYIEFGGPSGGNGGRGGDVIIEAVDGLNTLIDYRYQQHFKAQKGTNGMGKDRHGANGKPIMLKVPVGTQVFDEDRVTLIHDFTTLGEKFTLAEGGNGGFGNAHFKSSTNRAPRNANPGQEGEERWIWLRLKLIADAGLVGLPNAGKSTFLAKVSAAKPKIADYPFTTLHPQLGVVNADGREFVLADIPGLIEGAHEGAGLGDRFLGHVERCRVLLHLVDATSEHAGKAYKTVRTELDAYEGHLADKIEIVALNKIDAVTPDELKKQKDRLKRAAKKTPLLISGVTGEGVKDALRALVEVIGEAPVSGKAKGAALAEPWAPPTPQG
- a CDS encoding DMT family transporter codes for the protein MSLLAKISTASDERSARLAGIGLMLVSVGIFAFGDTLGKFIVATYSVGQLLLLRGAAALILLSPLIWRRRREFLQLERPRLQLFRVVLSTLEVAAFFLATVYLPLADVVTYYLATPIFVTALSAIVLREKVGWRRWSAILVGFCGVLIALRPSAQTVSWPAMIALAGSMAFAVLMLITRSLRATPDIVLASAQFIGTFAFGAVLAPFGWITLTPAGLGLFVAAGFISVCALLCGNRSLKLAPASVVVPYQYSMIIWAVMFGYLVFGDVPSPATILGAAIIIGAGLYIFLRERDLGRADAMASPPGA
- a CDS encoding murein hydrolase activator EnvC family protein; protein product: MQRTRNIQSYPDTGRGPRSSVRVPLSVALLSAGFAGISPLPAAAQAQAQVAATAPPATAASPDAIKQREQELEATRAQQKSAAEAQEKLKADIAAIGQDRSKLNTQLIDIAAQVRSVETRIGDAEARLRPLDGREQQIRGSLDSRRSEIVEVLAALQRAGRRTPPALLVRPEDALQSLRTAMLLGSVVPELRTRAEMLTSDLTELVTLRKTIASERDRLAADRDNLRDDQTRLAALIDERQRQQSSIEKDMATEGARAIALSKQVDSLQGLIAKMEQDLKSAAKAAATASLQGAPATINGKPDLRALKDPARLSPAIAFATAKGLFALPVNGVKIRDFGGSDGAGGVEKGISLATRPGAQVTTPCDGWVVYAGPFRSYGQLLILNAGGGYHVLIAGMERISVNIGQFVLTGEPVATMGTTSQVASILATNASQPVLYIEFRKDGTPIDPGPWWAANEGEKVRG
- the proB gene encoding glutamate 5-kinase, whose product is MARPSLKKFRRIVVKVGSSLLVDSDAGEVRASWLAALAADLAKLHKEGRDILIVSSGSIALGRSRLKLPRGTLKLEESQAAAAVGQIALARTWSEVLGHHGIGAGQILVTLQDTEERRRYLNARSTIAKLLEWRAVPVINENDTVATNEIRYGDNDRLAARVATMASADLLILLSDIDGLYDAPPAANPNAKLIPIVESVTSEIEAMAGAAESELSRGGMYTKIEAAKIATTAGTHMLIASGKIEHPLQAIADGGRCTWFLTPANPVTARKRWIAGSLEPKGTLTIDAGAVSALRAGKSLLPAGVIRVDGQFARGDAVVVRGPDTHEIGRGLVAYDADDAEKIKGRSSPDVMAILGISGRAEMIHRDDLVVGGPRGPVSQG